In the genome of Streptomyces sp. SLBN-118, the window CCGTTCCTCCACCGAGGCGATCGAGGAGTTCCTGCGCGGTGTACGGCAGGGCAGCGGTGAGCCCACTCCGCCGCTGGTGGGCCACAAGGCGGGCTGAACAGTGGTGGGTCACAAGCCGAACCGCCTCGCATCACCTGGGCAGCAACGGCCCCAGCGGCCCCAGGTCGATGTTGAGGTCTTCCGGCTCCAGGCCGAACTTCTCTCTCAGGAGCTCCATCCGGTCCTCAAGCAGCATCAGGGTGAGCCCGATCCGTTCCTCCTGCGCCTCGGTCAGGTCCCCCACCTCCACGCGGCGCAGCGCCTGCCGCTCCATGAGCTGGCGCAGGAGTTCCACCACGGTCAGGACCAGCGCGGCGAGATCGCGTTCGACGGTGTCGGGATTTAGGGTGACCCTTCGCCTGTCGCTCAAGTGTGCTCCTCCCAAGGGACTGCGATTCGCTCGTTCACCGAGCTGACCAGCGCATTGAGATCGATGCGTACGAGATCGATGTCGGCGATCCGCAAGGTGATGTGGCCGGTTATCACAACGCCGCCCGCGAGCAGCCGGTCGAGCAGATCGACCAGCGCGATTTCGCGGTGGGCAAGCGGCGCCGGGGCGGTCACCGGTCACCCGCCCCGACCGTGGGCTCGAGCGTGAACTCGCCAGTGAAGGAGTACGGGGCCCAAGGCCCGGTCAACACCACTCGTATTCCGGGCTCCTGCGGTCGCAGCTCGTCCAGGCTCTGCACAAAGGCCACACTCTCTTCACGGGGAACGAGATAAGCGGCGTTGAGGACGTTGTGGCCGGGCGACCCGGAGAGCCGGCCCTGCTGCGGGCGGTGCAGCCTGTCCGCCTCCGCGTGGCGCGAGAGTACCTCGTGCAGCCGCCGCGACACCGCGTCGGCGCGCTCCCAGGTTCCCTCGTCGGCTCGGCGCTGCTGAAGGCGCCTGCGCAGGTAGTCGCGTCCGCTCGACGCGGCGGCGGGCCTGGTCACAGGCGCGGCAGCCGCAGCTCGGGGTTGGGGAGTTTCCGCATACACCTTGACGCCCCATTCGACGCGCCCGTCGAGCCTGTCCAGCGTGCGGACGAACCGGTCGTGGCCCGAGTCGATCAGCCGTCGCACCCCGTTGTCGTCCCGGCAGACGGTGGCGAGCCGCAGCGGCAGCGGACTGGTCAGCGAAGCGAGGGCCGCGACCACGGCCTGGTGTGCGCGGGCGGTCCCGCTCAGCCAGTCGAGGTCTTCGAGATGGGCACGGAGCGGGATTTCGTCGAAGTCGTCGGCGGGCACCGCGGACACGACGGCGATGAGGTCCCTGTGGAACAGCGGATACGGGCGTGCGGCCGCCACTCCGCGGAGATCTTCGCCCAGCGGCACGCCGAAGGGGCGGGACACGGCGTACACATACCTCAGCTCGTTCATGCCGACTCCCTCCCGTCCCCACTGGGTCGGGCAACCGATTCCAGTTCCGTGATGCGGCGCTGCAACCGCTCATTCTCTTCAGCCAGTTCGCGGCGCCGGGCGCCCGAGGAGAGCGCAGGATCGTCCTCCCACCAGTCGATCCCCATTTCCTTGGCCTTGTCGACGGAAGCAACGATCAGGCGGAGTTTGATCGTCAGGAGCTCGATGTCCAGGAGATTGATGCGGATGTCGCCCGCTATCACGATTCCCTTGTCGAGTACGCGCTCGAGGATGTCGGCGAGGTTCGCGCCCGCGGAGTCGCCAAAGGCGTCCGGGAGCTTGCTTGCGGTGGTCATCGGGTTCCTTGCTCTCTGTTCTGCGTGATCTGCAGCCGCTCCAGAAGTTCGTCCTCGCGCCGGTCGAATTCGCCTTCGCCGATCTCACCGGCATCCAACTGCGCTGCGAGAACGGCCAGTTCGCCCTGAATGGCTGCCGGGTCGTAGTACTGCCGTTCCGCCTCATCCACCACCTGCCGCAGCACCCAGAGAGTGCCGCGTACAGGTGCGGCGGGCAGCATCAGCAACTCTGAGAACAGCCCCATCGCTCACTCCACAAAGCTGTACGGAGGAAGGGGCCCGGTCACCGTCAGTACCAGGTGCGGCTGGTGTGTCCGCAGCTCGTCGACCGCGTTCAGGAAGGCGGCGGCGCGTGTGCGGGCCACGAGGAAGGAGAGGTTCGTCAGCCATCCGGCGCTGTGCGGTCCGGCGCTCACTTCCTCGGCCGCCCGTTCGAGAGCCGCCCGCACCACATCGGCGTCCGAGGTCTCGCGCAGCTGCACGGCTTTCGCGATGCGCTCGCCGAGCTGCATCTTCTGCTGGTGCGAACCTCCGCCGGCGGTCCGGTTCGCCTCGGCCGTCGCACGCAGTGCCGGGTTGTCCGCGAGCACGCGGTGCAGGACGGACTGCTCGTCGTGGCTGGCTTTGACGTTGTATTCGCTCTTGCCGTCGAGTACCGCCAGCCGCTCAAGATAATGATCTTCACGTTCCTCGAGCACGGATGCCAGTGTCTGGTCATCGGGCGAGAGGCCGCCGAAGCGCAGCGGCAGTACCGTGCCCTCCTCGCCCGCCTCGCGCAACACGTTCTGGTGCGCCAGCAGATCGCGCCGCTTGGGCTTCAGATCATCGGGCGCGTCACTGACGAAGGCTGCCAGCCGGCCCTGCCGCAGGATGCGTACCGGCCGTGGTGGGTCGCCCACGCCGCTGGCCCTGTCCGGAAGGCTGGGGTGCGAGCTCCTCGCGATGCCGTAGACATACGTGCTCATTCCGTCGCCTCCTTCTTGGCCGACGACGCCGTGCGCCTGGTTCGGGGCTTGGACTCCTTCTCCTTCTCCTCGTCACCGCCGGGGTGGAACGCAGTCGAGAGCTTCTCCGCGGCACCTTCCAGCACGCCCTTGGACTTACCGCGCGCGCCGGACTCCGTGATTTCTCCGACCACCTCGGGGAGCCCCGGGCTCTTGCGCTGCCCGGCCTCCAGGTCGAGTCGGTTGCAGGCTTCCGCGAAGCGCAGATACGTGTCGACGCTGGCGACCACGATCCGCACATCGATCTTCAGGATCTCGATGCCCACGAGGGACACGCGCACGAAGACATCGATGACGAGCCCTCGGTCGAGGATGAGTTCCAGAACGTCGTAGAGGCCGGTACTGCCTCCCCTTTGAGCTTGCTGTGCCGGCACAACAGTCATTGATGCCACTCCTCCTTGTCGGTCGGGTGCGCGGCGGGCGGCTATCTGTGGTCGGCCCGGCCGCGCTCGTAGCGGTGAATGCGTCGGTAGCCGGTCAGCTCGCCCCGGGCGTCGAGGGTCACCTCGTACGTGCCGAGAAGGCTGGTCGTCGCGGGGATGCGGGGCACTTCGAGCACCTCGACCTCCAGCAACCACCCGTCCTCCCGCTTGACGAACGACGAGACCGATTCGGCCTCCATGCCCGTGAGCTCAGTCAGCCGGGCGCGTGCTGTGCTCAGCAGCTCCAGCGGGCCCGGTTCTGCCGCCGCACTTCGGTTCTCGGATGTGTTCTCTGATGAATTCGCCATGGCTCCTCGGTGCTGCGAGTAACACGCCTGAGCCACCTGAAACCCCAACTGGCCTGTCTCGATGGGAAGTTGAGAATTCCGGTTATCTCCAGAGGTTTAGCGCCATGGGAGGGGGGACCCGTGAAGAGTCCCCAGGAAAGGACCAGGCCATGGCACTCATCGCCGTACTCATACCGATAGCGATGCTGGGCATCGTCCTCGCACTCGGCCGCTACGAAGAGCTGCTGCTGCCACCGAAGGGGGTGACCGCCGCCGCCACGGCCGAGCGCGGGCAGTCGTTCCGCCCGGCAGCCCCGGCACGAAGCACAACCGCAGTCCGCGTGATGTGCGCGTCGATTCCGACCTGGCGGGGCATTCCTCCTTCGCTCGCGGCGTCTCCCCTGCCTGGGAACACGAGGGCGATGCCCGCCTCCTTTCCCAGGCTGGTCTCCAGCCGATGACGGACGAGATGCGGACTGCGTGTCGTCCGGCCGGATCGTTAGAGATGGGCAGCGTGGGGTACCCGGACGGGGATGGCGCATGGCCTGGTGAAAGAGGCAGAACATGGACGCATCGGTGGACCGCATCGCCAATCCGTGGGGCGGTCGTACTCCGTACCCGCGGGGCGCGCCGTGGCCGTACCGGGTGGACACCTACCTGTCCGAGCAGAACGATCCGGCCGACGTCGAGCGATGGGTGCAGACCGCCTCGATTCTGCACTCCGACGGTGACGCGATGGATGTGGCGGTCCGGGACGGTCGCATGGTCGGCGTACGCGGCCGTGCTCAGGACAGAGTCAACCGCGGGCGGCTGGGGCCCAAGGATCTGTTCGCCTGGCAGGCCAACGGTTCGGGAGATCGCCTGGCCCGGCCCATGATCCGCCACGACGGACAACTGGTCGAGTCGGACTGGACGACTGCGATGGAACGGATCGTGTCCCGCACCAAGGGCCTTCTGGAGCAGCAGGGTGCCGGGTCCATCGGCTTCTACACAAGCGGGCAGTTGTTCCTGGAGGAGTACTACACGCTGACGGTTCTCGCGCGGGCCGGTATCGGCACCAATCATCTGGACGGCAACACTCGCCTGTGCACGGCAACGGCGGCAGAAGCGCTGAAGGAGTCCTTCGGCTGTGATGGGCAGCCCGGCTCGTACGACGACATCGATCATGCGGACACCATTGCCCTGTTCGGGCACAACATCGCTGAAACCCAGCCAGTCCAGTGGATGCGGATTCTGGACCGGCTCGAAGGCCACACTTCGCCCCGGCTTGTGTGCGTGGATCCCCGGCCCACGCCGGTCGCCCGCCACAGCACGGTGCACCTGGCCCCACGGATCGGCACCAATGTGGCCCTGCTGAACGCCCTCCTGCACGAGGTCATCCGCACCGGCCGGGTCGACCACGACTACCTTGCCGCCCACACGGTCGGCTTCGAAGGCCTACAGGAGCGCGTCAAGGACTGCACGCCCGCCTGGGCGGCAGGAATCTGCGACGTCCCCGCCGCCCGAATCATCGAGGCAGCCGAAATCATCGGCGTCGCTGACCGCCTGTTGTCCACCGTCCTCCAAGGGATCTACCAGTCGCACCAGGCGACCGCCGCTGCCGTTCAGGTCAACAATCTGCACCTGATCCGCGGCATGATCGGGCGTCCCGGCGCAGGAGTGCTCCAGATGAACGGGCAGCCCTCCGCGCAGAACACCCGCGAGTGCGGAGCCAACGGCGACCTGCCGGGCTTTCGCAACTGGGCCAACGATCAGCACGTCACCGACCTGGCCGGAGTGTGGAACGTCTCGGCTGACGCCATTCCTCACTACGCACCACCCACTCACGCCATGCAGATGTTCCGCTACGCCGAGCAGGGCTCGATCCGCATGCTGTGGATCAGCGGCACCAACCCGGCGGTCTCCCTGCCGGAACTCGCCCGCATCCGATCGATCCTTGCCCAGGACAGGCTGTTCCTGGTGGTACAGGACCTGTTCCTTACTGAGACCGCACAACTGGCTGACGTCGTCCTGCCCGCCGCGACCTGGGGCGAGAAGACCGGCACCCTCACCAACGCCGACCGCACCGTGCACCTGTCGGAGAAGGCAGTCGAGCCACCCGGCGAAGCCAAACCGGACCTGGACATCTTTCTGGACTACGCACGTGGCATGGACTTCCGCGACAAGGACGGCGAACCGCTCATAGGCTGGCACGACGCGGAAGGGGCTTTCGAGGCCTGGAAGCGGTGCAGCGCCGGCCGCCCCTGTGACTATACCGGCCTGAGTTACGACATACTGCGCGGCGAGAGCGGTATCCAGTGGCCCTGCAACGCCCAAGCCCCCAACGGCACCGAACGCCTCTACACCCAGGGCATCAGCTGGGCCCACCCGGACACCTGCGAGAGCTACGGCAAGGACCTGGTCACCGGCGCCTCCGACGGCGTCGTGGACTACCAATCCCTGAATCCCGACGGCAAAGCCATGATCAAACCTGCCGAATACTTGCCGCCGCACGAGGAACCCAGCGAGAACTACCCCTTCCAACTGACCACCGGCCGCACGATTTACCACTTCCACACCCGCACCAAAACAGCCCGAGCGCCCCAGCTCAACGCCGCCGCCCCTGAGGTATGGGTGGAAGCCTCCGCCACCGACGCCGCCGCCCTCGGACTCGGCGAGGGAGACCTGGTGGAAGTCCGCACCCACCGCGGCTCCCTCCGCGGTCACCTGCGCGTCACCGACATTCGCCAAGGCCTGCTCTTCGTACCGTTCCACTACGGCTACTGGGACACCGACACCCCAGCCGGCCCCGGCGGCCAGACACCGGGCCGTGCCGCCAACGAAACCACCGTCACTGACTGGGATCCCGTATCGAAGCAGCCTCTGTTCAAAACCGCTGCCGCAGCCCTCACGCTGGTCCAACGGGGCGCCGGACCGCCCGCCCCCGCACCAACGACGACCGCGTCCGCCCCCCTCGGCCATGTTGGCGCCACCGAGGGCGGACCCACCGCCCGCGTGAGGCAGTCGAGCAATCCCCCCAACAGCACGAGGGGAGAGACGACATGAACGGCATCACCCTCACCCTGCGCGCTCTCCACCTCGGTGAACAGCACCTGGCGCGCGAGCTGCTCACGGCAGCAGAGCGGCACCGCGCCGAGCACGAGGTCCACCACGTCGCCATCGACCTCTCCCGCTGGTCCCACGAACATGCATCCCGCATCGCCGAGGCAAGCCGCGACCACGGTCTCAATCTCGCCGATCCACCTCAAGCCCCCCACCGCGCCCTGCCCTCCCTCGCGGCGGCAGCCGACGAGGAGACAGCCGGGGCCCCAGGCTCCCGGCTTCCACCGGACCTGCGGCTCCTGTACGACCTGCGCCACCTCCATCTGATGGCTACGGGGAACTCTCTGTACTGGGAAATGCTCGTCCAAGGGGCCCAAGCCGCCCACGAGGATGCGCTGCTGCAGCTCGCATCCTCGTGTCGCCCCCGGACATTGCGGCAGATCCGCTGGACCAACACCATGATCAAAAACTTGGCCCCCCAAGCCCTCCAAGCCCTGCACTGAGCTGCCGAAAACCTCCGGCCGGAGCGCGAGAGTCAGGCACGCCGGCCCCGGCGCTTCCCTCTCGCTTCACTCTCCACGGCGCCGCACAGAGCGTAGGAAGCGGGGGGGGGACGACACGCGGCGTTCACAGCTCGGCCAGTACCGAGTCGTCGCCCGGCCGGGCGCCAGGCAACTGGTGCCGTGCCGCGATCAGAGCGGCATCGCCATCACGAGTCCCGGTGGAAACGCACAGTGTGTGGGCGACATCGTCCATGCGGCGACGCACGGTGCTGCTGCCATTCTCGGCGTGCAGAGCCCTCAGCATTTCGTACTCGTCGGTCAGGTTCTTCAACACCGCAGGGTGGGCCAGCAGCATGATGAGCCTCCTTGACGTAGAACGCTCCCGTATTCCAAGAGCCCGGCTACCCCCGCGCCCCGCGAAAATGCGCTCGCCCCTCATCGCGGCTCGGATGACGGCGGGTGACCCCTACCTCAGTAGCCGACGGGAGCCCTCCGGGCCCGGGCCCGGTCGCGGAACCACGCAGCCGCCCCCACCAGCACCGCCGCCCCCACCCCATACATCGGCAGCCACAGAGTCGTCGTGGCCGCCAGGCACTCGGCAACGGCCTTGCGGGCCTGGACGTCCTGTACGAACGCCAGGGCAGCACCGTCACTGCCGGCCAGATTCCCCAGCGCGGCCTTCGCCTGGAGGGCCTGGTACCTGCCCATCAGGCCGCACTCGCTGCGCGTACCGGGCATCGGGAACAGCCAGGCTCGGCGCTGCAGCAGGGGTGCGAGTGCGACCGCCACGCACAGGCCGACGACCAGCGAGAACGCGACCAGGCTGCGCATGTACGCCGAGCGGATGTCCGGCGTCCACGCCGCCCGGCGCTGGAAGGCGAGCATGACCGCAAGGAGCGTCACTCCGATGAACGTGGCGAACCACTGCCACGAACCCTGGGCGAGCGCGAACGTCAGCACCGCGGCGAGTCCGATACCGATGACCCCGGGAGCGGGAATGTCATCATTTGCCGCCACGGATGTCCGCTTTGGGGTCACTCGAAGGCTGGGATCACTCACGGGCCTCTCCTGCTGGGGGAGGCATCAGCATCCGCCGCGGGGCGCCACGGACCAGGGCACCATGCCGGACGGGCCCGGCGCCTCGCACGGATGGCCCGCACCTGCTCGGCCACGCGGGCCCCTGGCAGGGGGCGCGTGGCGTCTCTTCCGGATCATGCCTGGCACGTGAGAGACAGGCCTAGCGAACCTGACCGCCTTCGAAGTACGCGATCAGCTCCGGGTCGAGGGCCGGGACGTCGTACGGCACGCCGCCCTCACGCAAGGAACAGGTCGCCAGGGATCACGGATCCCTGTCCCGGCCAGTGGGCACAGATGGCGATGGAGCGACGAAGGCCGAGCCCGACGACGCCAAGTCGCAGGTCTGACACGGGAGTCCCTTCGTCCTTGTGTGCACCGGTGCAGGACGGAGACTACTCACACACGACTGCCCTGGTATCCCGGCGGACGGAACACCGGAAGGCACAGACCGGGGCAGCGCCCACTCGCCGCTCACTGAGGCTGTGTCGGCCGTGCCTCACCCTGCCTCCCGATGAGCCGTGACAGGCCCGCCTGATCGGAGCCGACCTTGCGGTATATGTCCGACAGCAGGCGCGTCACCTCCGCCTCCTGGGCGCCCAGCTCCTCCGCGATGCGAGCGCTCAACCAGCCCTGGGCAGCCCATTCGGCCACGGTCCGCTCCTGTGCTGTGAGCGACTCCGTGGCCGTGGTACGCAGTTGGACCGGCCACAGACCAGCCGCGTCCAGCTCCTCGCGCGCCCGCGCCGCAAGGGCGTCGGCCCCGCACTGAACGGCGCCTTCCAGTCCGCGGTGGAGCTGCTCGGCTGCGTCCTGCGGCAGTCCGACATGGCGCAGTGCAATGCCGTGGTCCACCAGCGCACGCGCCAGGTCGTAGCCGGCTGGGGAGCGCTCGAGGTGTTCGACTGCCTCGGCCAGCAGGGTGACCCGTTCTCCGCCGTGGGCCACCGAGGCCTGGGCAAGCAAGGCCTGCCCGATGGCGGACTGGGTACCGAATCGGCGGGCCCGGTGGACTCCTTCGGATGCGTACTCGAGGGCACGTCCCGGGTCGTGGGCCTTCAGTGCCTCGGCCAGGTGGAGCTGCCAGGGGCACCAGGCAGGGTTGCGCATGCCGCGCGATTCGAGCCGCATGCCGACCCGGACAAGCTGATGTTCGGCCTCTCGGCGCATACCGAGTGCGAGCAGCAGTTCGCTGTAGACGGTCTGGGAGTCCGGATAGACCACGGCACTGGGCACGACATCGCCGTATCTGTACGTGGTGGCGAGGTCCTGGGCGTCCGTGGTGCGACCGCGGGCGAGCAGGATCTCGATGAGGATGCCGATGGCGAAGTACTGTGCGGGCACTTGGTGCCCGACCCTGTCCGCGATGCGCAGTCCTCCGCGGACCAGGTTCTCGGCCTCGTCAAGGCATCCGCGGCGATAGCGGATATACCCCAGGAGTGTGTAACCGAAGGACAGATGGGCTCCGCGCCAGCCCTTGCTCTCACATTCCGCGATGCCCTTGTTGAAGAGCTCCTCCGCTCGCCCGGGCTGGTCGCAGTACATGAAGGTGAGAGCGACCAGGACGGGGACCTCGAAACCCCATTGCTCGTCGGTCCATTTGAGGCCGTCGCCGAGGGCTTCTTCCGCGTAGTGCAGCGCGGTGGCAGCGGGTTCGCCGCGCACCATGGCGTCCCAGGCACGCAGCCCGAGGATGTACCGCTCCGCCAGGCCCCGGCCGGTGAGGTGTGTGGCCAGCCTGGCCAGCTTTCGCGAGCGCGCGGGCGAGTCCTGTTCGTCGGCCCGGAAGGCGTTCCACATGAACTGCTCCGCCTGCATGCGCAGACGGGTCCTGGCGTCGGTGGCCTCCCGCGCGGCTTCGGCAACCGTCTCGGCGGCCTCGGCCATCCGGTCCGAGTGGCCGAGGGCCTGCGCCAGCCGGTAGACGACGGCCTCGCGCAGGGACGGGTCGAGGACGGGCTCGTCCAATGCGGCCCGCAGATGGTTGACCGTGGTCGCAGGTTCGGTCAGCAGGGCGGAGCAGCCGAGTTCGAACAGCACATCGGCCCGCTCCTCCAGCGCGGGTGGCTCGCGCAGGGCCCGGGCGAGGCAGCGCCGCGCGGCCTCGGGAGCACCTGCCCTGAGGTATTCGCGGGCGGCTTCGCGGAACTGCCGCACGGCCCAGGGGTCGCTCTCGGGGTGCACCTCCAGCAGGTGCCGGGCCGTTGTGGTGGCGCCCAGGCCCGCGCTGGAGACAACAGCGGCGGCCTGGCCGTGCATGGCCACGCGGAACGCCGCGGGGATCGCCCGGTATACGGCGGTGGCAACCAGCGGGTGGAAGAACTCCAACCGGTCGTCCTCGGGGGCGTCGGGCGCCGGATCGGCGAGGATGCGGGCCTGGCGCAGCCGGGCGACGGCGTCGGCGGACTCCGCCTCGCCCAGTCCACCGACGCTCGCGGCCAGGTTCCGGGACGCGCCGGCGCCCAGCACAGCAGCGCTCCAGGCGAACCGGACGGCCGAGGTGCCGAGCCGCTCCAACCGCTCGACGAGCCCGCCGCCCTTCACGTCGGAGGCGAGCTCCCGCAGTTCGGGCACGTGGACGACCTGCGGTTTCAGCCCGCGATCGGCGACCCTGGCGGTGAGTTCGACGGTCTCGAACGGGTTTCCTCCGGTGACCGCCCAGGCCTCGCGGCAGAACCCCTCGTCGGCCTCCTCACCCAGGGTGTCCCGGACGATGCGGCCGACCGCACCGGGGGTGAAGGGTACGAGGTCGAAGGGGCGCGATCCGTCGCGTTCGGCAAGCCTGCCGAACGCCGCAGCGTCAGGCGGGAGTTCATCGGACCGGTAGGCCACGACGAGCAGCAGCGGGAGTTCGGTGACCCGCGGAGCGAAGCCGGTGAGCCAGGCCAGCGACTCGGCGTCGGCCCAGTGAGCGTCGTCAAGCATCACCACCAGCGGCGCTTGCTGCACGGCGAAGCGGGTGGCGATCCAGTCCAGGCCGTCCCGCACGCCCTGCGGATCGGGTGAGCCGTTGTTCGTGCCCGCCACGAGGCCGACCGCAGGGGCGACGATCTCATACCAACTGCCAAGTATCTTGCGGTGTTCCTTCTCGGTGGCTGCCGCGAGTACGGGCTGGACGAGCTGGCGTACGACGTGGAAGGCGACGCCCTGCTCCTGCTCTCCTCCGCGGGCGAAAAGCACGGTGCAGCCACGGGCCAAGGCCTTCCTCCGCACCTCTGTCAGAAGTGTGGTCTTGCCGAGTCCGGCGGGCCCGGCAAAGGTCAATAAGCCGCCCGTGCCCGGTGCGGCCGAGCCCGGGGACGATCCGCTCAGGTCGGTCAACAGAGCATCCACTGCCGCGAGTTCCGCGTCACGTTCCAGCAGTAGCCGACGCGGTCGCCCCGGCCGGTCTCCTGTGTAGGTCACATCCGTTTCCTTCGACCGTATGTCGTCCAAGTACGCGAAGAGTACGCCCTTGGAGACGGTCCGTAGCCCGTCGGGGAAGCTTTTGCCCCATGGGGACGAAATTCTGGTAACACCGGTGACCGCACGGCGCTTCCCTTTTCACTCCGCCTCGCTCATGTTCCACCGAAGAGGGCGCGTACGCGGTCGCGTGCGCTGGTATTGCGCCACATCGCACCCGACGACAGCGGCTGTACGGGTGAAGCGGCGTCTAGCCTCGAGGGATGGCGAGAACACGCTAGGGTCTGATCCAAACGACAGGCCCTGAGTCTGCTTCGTCGCGGCGGGACGCGCCGCGGACACCCAGGGGGTGTGAATGGCGAACGCGAGGACTTTCGGCCCGAACACGGTGCCCACCGACCCTACGCGGCGCACCGCAGCAATCAGGATTCCGTTTCCCGCCCGCTTCAACTCCCATGCGGAGCGCGCACGGCGGCACTCACTGCAGTGGCTGCAGGAGACGGGCCTACTGATGGGGGAAGCCGCGACCGCGGAGTACGACGCGCTGCGGCTCGAACGGCTGATGGCGTATTTCTACCCCGACGCCACAGGCAACGACCTTGAGCTCGCGGCTGACTTCAACGCCTGGTTCTTCATCTTCGACGACCAGTTCGACGGGCACCTGGGGATGCGGCCCGAAGCCATCGAACCAGTGGTGGCATCCCTCGTAGGGACCATGAAGGCGGACGGCCCGCCTCAGGTGTCCGGCGAGCAAGGCCCGCCGCTCGTCCAGGGGTTCGAGGACATCTGGCGCCGGGCGACGTCAGGCACACCGTACAACTGGCAACGCCGGTTCCGTACGCACTGGCGGGCCTACATGACCGCCCACCTGGGGGAAGCACACAACCGGAACGCGCAACGCCTGCCTTCCCTGGAACAGTTCCTCAGGGTCCGGCGGGACTCCATAGGGGTACAGCCCTGCCTCGACTTCACCGAGCGATGCGGCGGCTACACGCTTCCGGACGAGTTGCACGACTCCTTCCCGCTGCGTGAGATGCGTGAGATCACCGGCGATGTGGTGATCTTCGTCAACGACATCGTCTCGCTGGTCAAGGAACTGGCGGCCGGGGATGTCAACAACAGCGTCATCATCCTTCGTGAGCAGCGGCGTTGCACCCTGGAAGAGTCCGTCGAGTGCATCGCCGCCCGCGCGAACACGCACTTGGCCCGCTTCGCTCAGCTCGCGGCGGCTCTCCCCAAGACGCTGAGCGAACGAGGCGTGCTTCCCGAGGTGCGCGGCCACATCGAGCACTACGTGGAGGGCATGGGTCACCTGATGGCGGGCAACCTCGCCTGGTCCCTTGCGACATCCCGTTACGACGAGACCGGGATCGCAGCCGTGAGCGGCGGACGGCAACGCCCTTGGGCGCATCTCGCCGTGGCACGCGAGCCCTCGGGCAGAGGTGCAGGGCGGAACGTGCCGACAGGGCGTTGAGGACCATGTGGCGCGTCCGCGCCACATGGTCCTCACCACCATCCACGCGGTGGGGCGCCAGGTGAGGACGCCTACTAGCGTGTCAGTCCGGCGGAGAGAGTGGTGAGGGTGCGGTCGACGACCGCGTCGCGCTGGTCGGGGGGCAGGTGGGTGAGCGGGCCGTCGAGGATGAGCAGGGAGAGACCATGGACGGCCGACCAGGCGGCAACCTCCGCCGCCGGCCGGTTCTCCGGTCGCATCCGGCCCGCGGCGACGAGCATGTCGAGCGTGTCCGAGAGCAGCACGAACGCCGCGTACTCGGGCCTGGTCTCGGGGGCTTCGAGGCCGGTGAAGTCGCTGCTGTGCACCAAGGACGTACGACAGAAGGCGGTGCGGTAGAGCCCAGGGTGCTCGATTGCGAACCGGACATACCCGCGCCCGATCGCCTCGGCCCTGCGAACAGCCTGCTCACCCGGGTCGTCGAGCGCCGGGAGCACGCGCACGGCCTCGGCCATCGAGTCGGCGAGCGCCTGCTGGCCGACGATCTTCACCGCCTCGAGGAGATCTCCCTGGCCGGTGAAGTGGCGGTACGCGGCGGT includes:
- a CDS encoding AAA family ATPase, with the translated sequence MTYTGDRPGRPRRLLLERDAELAAVDALLTDLSGSSPGSAAPGTGGLLTFAGPAGLGKTTLLTEVRRKALARGCTVLFARGGEQEQGVAFHVVRQLVQPVLAAATEKEHRKILGSWYEIVAPAVGLVAGTNNGSPDPQGVRDGLDWIATRFAVQQAPLVVMLDDAHWADAESLAWLTGFAPRVTELPLLLVVAYRSDELPPDAAAFGRLAERDGSRPFDLVPFTPGAVGRIVRDTLGEEADEGFCREAWAVTGGNPFETVELTARVADRGLKPQVVHVPELRELASDVKGGGLVERLERLGTSAVRFAWSAAVLGAGASRNLAASVGGLGEAESADAVARLRQARILADPAPDAPEDDRLEFFHPLVATAVYRAIPAAFRVAMHGQAAAVVSSAGLGATTTARHLLEVHPESDPWAVRQFREAAREYLRAGAPEAARRCLARALREPPALEERADVLFELGCSALLTEPATTVNHLRAALDEPVLDPSLREAVVYRLAQALGHSDRMAEAAETVAEAAREATDARTRLRMQAEQFMWNAFRADEQDSPARSRKLARLATHLTGRGLAERYILGLRAWDAMVRGEPAATALHYAEEALGDGLKWTDEQWGFEVPVLVALTFMYCDQPGRAEELFNKGIAECESKGWRGAHLSFGYTLLGYIRYRRGCLDEAENLVRGGLRIADRVGHQVPAQYFAIGILIEILLARGRTTDAQDLATTYRYGDVVPSAVVYPDSQTVYSELLLALGMRREAEHQLVRVGMRLESRGMRNPAWCPWQLHLAEALKAHDPGRALEYASEGVHRARRFGTQSAIGQALLAQASVAHGGERVTLLAEAVEHLERSPAGYDLARALVDHGIALRHVGLPQDAAEQLHRGLEGAVQCGADALAARAREELDAAGLWPVQLRTTATESLTAQERTVAEWAAQGWLSARIAEELGAQEAEVTRLLSDIYRKVGSDQAGLSRLIGRQGEARPTQPQ
- a CDS encoding isoafricanol synthase: MANARTFGPNTVPTDPTRRTAAIRIPFPARFNSHAERARRHSLQWLQETGLLMGEAATAEYDALRLERLMAYFYPDATGNDLELAADFNAWFFIFDDQFDGHLGMRPEAIEPVVASLVGTMKADGPPQVSGEQGPPLVQGFEDIWRRATSGTPYNWQRRFRTHWRAYMTAHLGEAHNRNAQRLPSLEQFLRVRRDSIGVQPCLDFTERCGGYTLPDELHDSFPLREMREITGDVVIFVNDIVSLVKELAAGDVNNSVIILREQRRCTLEESVECIAARANTHLARFAQLAAALPKTLSERGVLPEVRGHIEHYVEGMGHLMAGNLAWSLATSRYDETGIAAVSGGRQRPWAHLAVAREPSGRGAGRNVPTGR
- a CDS encoding TetR/AcrR family transcriptional regulator, whose product is MESTRGSKSRYHHGDLRNALIEAAVELAAEGGPERVVLREAARSVGVSPTAAYRHFTGQGDLLEAVKIVGQQALADSMAEAVRVLPALDDPGEQAVRRAEAIGRGYVRFAIEHPGLYRTAFCRTSLVHSSDFTGLEAPETRPEYAAFVLLSDTLDMLVAAGRMRPENRPAAEVAAWSAVHGLSLLILDGPLTHLPPDQRDAVVDRTLTTLSAGLTR